A genomic stretch from Theobroma cacao cultivar B97-61/B2 chromosome 4, Criollo_cocoa_genome_V2, whole genome shotgun sequence includes:
- the LOC18601199 gene encoding aspartic proteinase PCS1, translated as MALLFKPHPLLFFLATCFLSLATQGKAAQDPNNSISFSFPLTSLRFSRDNVQTLYRSLVSTKPNSTVQPRPSSYNYKTTFKYSMALIVALPIGTPPQTQQMVLDTGSQLSWIQCHKKVARKPPPPPTSFDPSLSSSFSVLPCTHPLCKPRIPDFTLPTSCDQNRLCHYSYFYADGTLAEGNLVREKFTFSRSQSTPPLILGCATDTSEDKGILGMNLGRLSFASQAKISKFSYCVPTRRTQPGFSPTGSFYLGENPSSRGFQYVNLMIFPESGARPNMDPLAYTLPMQGIRIGAKKLPIPTSVFRPDAGGSGQTMIDSGSEFTYLVDDAYNKVREEVVRLVGPRIKKGYVYGGVADMCFDGNPIEIGRLIGDMVLEFEKGVEITVEKERVLADVEGGVHCLGIGRSSMLGAASNIIGNFHQQNLWVEYDLVNRRVGFGKADCSRAA; from the coding sequence ATGGCTCTTCTCTTCAAGCCTCACCCCCTTCTTTTCTTCCTGGCGAcctgttttctctctctcgctACACAAGGAAAGGCAGCGCAAGACCCGAACAACTCgatttccttctcttttcctCTCACTTCCCTCCGTTTCTCTCGTGACAATGTTCAAACTCTCTACCGTTCTTTGGTTTCAACCAAGCCAAACTCGACGGTTCAGCCAAGGCCATcttcttataattataagacGACGTTCAAGTACTCCATGGCTCTGATCGTGGCTCTCCCTATAGGCACTCCGCCGCAGACTCAGCAGATGGTGTTGGACACTGGGAGCCAACTCTCCTGGATTCAGTGTCACAAGAAGGTTGCTCGGAAGCCGCCTCCTCCTCCGACGTCGTTTGATCCTTCTCtttcctcttctttctctGTTTTGCCATGTACCCATCCTCTCTGTAAGCCTCGAATTCCCGATTTCACCCTCCCCACTTCTTGCGACCAGAACCGTTTATGCCACTATTCTTACTTCTACGCCGATGGAACACTTGCGGAGGGCAACCTGGTCAGAGAAAAGTTCACCTTCTCCCGCTCCCAAAGTACCCCTCCTTTGATCCTTGGTTGTGCCACGGACACAAGCGAAGACAAGGGTATTCTGGGAATGAACCTCGGACGGTTGTCTTTTGCTTCCCAAGctaaaatttccaaattttcctATTGTGTGCCTACTCGTCGGACCCAACCCGGGTTTTCACCCACCGGGTCGTTTTACCTCGGTGAAAATCCGAGTTCCCGCGGGTTTCAGTATGTTAACCTTATGATTTTCCCGGAAAGTGGAGCCAGGCCGAATATGGACCCTTTGGCTTACACTCTTCCGATGCAGGGGATAAGAATCGGAGCCAAAAAATTGCCAATTCCTACATCCGTTTTCCGACCCGACGCAGGCGGGTCTGGTCAAACCATGATCGATTCGGGTTCCGAGTTTACTTACTTGGTCGATGACGCCTATAACAAGGTGAGGGAAGAGGTGGTGAGACTGGTAGGTCCCAGGATTAAAAAGGGTTACGTGTACGGTGGAGTAGCTGACATGTGTTTTGATGGCAACCCCATTGAGATCGGACGGTTGATAGGCGATATGGTGTTGGAGTTTGAGAAAGGGGTGGAGATCACCGTTGAGAAGGAGAGGGTGCTGGCTGATGTCGAGGGTGGGGTCCATTGCTTGGGGATCGGACGCTCCAGTATGCTTGGGGCTGCTAGCAACATAATCGGAAACTTTCATCAACAAAATCTATGGGTGGAATATGATCTGGTGAATAGGAGAGTGGGATTTGGTAAGGCTGATTGCAGCAGAGCAGCATAG